The following coding sequences lie in one Bordetella genomosp. 9 genomic window:
- a CDS encoding GNAT family N-acetyltransferase, with translation MSSHDLAAAGATPPMPHPARPGASTPSRIEYAGAAEADFDALAELRIAAMRESLERLGRFDPDRARQRLRATYSPADTRSILLDGVRVGFYTVRREKDALKLDHLYVLPGFQGQGLGAAVLRRVFEQADAVGLPVRLGALRDSASNRFYQRHGFVQIGEDAWDIHYERPPAK, from the coding sequence ATGTCCAGCCACGATCTCGCGGCAGCAGGCGCTACCCCACCGATGCCGCATCCGGCCCGGCCGGGCGCCTCGACTCCTTCGCGTATCGAGTACGCGGGCGCCGCAGAGGCCGACTTCGACGCGCTGGCCGAGCTGCGCATTGCAGCCATGCGGGAAAGCCTGGAACGCCTTGGGCGCTTTGACCCGGACCGTGCGCGGCAGCGGCTGCGGGCGACGTACTCGCCGGCGGACACGCGATCGATTTTGCTGGACGGCGTCCGAGTCGGTTTCTATACCGTGCGGCGTGAAAAGGACGCGCTGAAACTTGATCATCTGTACGTCCTACCAGGCTTCCAGGGCCAAGGCTTGGGCGCCGCAGTGCTGCGGCGCGTTTTCGAACAGGCCGACGCGGTTGGCTTGCCCGTGCGGCTGGGCGCGTTGCGCGACAGCGCGTCCAACCGCTTTTATCAGCGGCACGGATTCGTACAGATCGGCGAAGACGCCTGGGATATCCACTATGAGCGCCCGCCGGCGAAGTAG
- a CDS encoding arginine/lysine/ornithine decarboxylase: protein MKFRFPIVIIDEDYRSENASGLGIRALAAAIEAEGVEVLGVTSYGDLSSFAQQQSRASAFILSIDDEEFDVDSPEDVASAIKNLRTFIGELRFRNADIPIYLYGETRTSQHIPNDILRELHGFIHMFEDTPEFVARHIIREARAYVDSLPPPFFRELVKYAQDGSYSWHCPGHSGGVAFLKSPVGQMFHQFFGENMLRADVCNAVDELGQLLDHTGPVAESELNAARIFHADHCYFVTNGTSTSNKVVWHANVAAGDVVVVDRNCHKSILHAITMTGAIPVFLRPTRNHLGIIGPIPIEEFEPENIMKKIEANPFAREAKNKKPRILTLTQSTYDGVIYNVEMIKEKLGNYIDTLHFDEAWLPHAAFHEFYQDMHAIGQGRPRSESAMVFATHSTHKLLAGISQASQIIVQESKTRKLDRNVFNEAYLMHTSTSPQYAIIASCDVAAAMMEPPGGTALVEESIREAMDFRRAMRKVESEFGRNDWWFKVWGPNRLVAEGIGNRDEWLLESGDHWHGFGDIAGGFNMLDPIKATIITPGLDISGSFGETGIPAALVSRYLTEHGVVVEKTGLYSFFILFTIGITKGRWNTLLTALQQFKDDYDRNQPMWRILPEFCRDHRQYERIGLRDLCQQIHEAYKESDVARLTTEMYLSDMVPALKPSDAFARMAHREVERVAIEDLEGRVTGVLLTPYPPGIPLLIPGERFNRTIVQYLQFARAFNARFPGFETDIHGLAEDIDERGEVRYYVDCLKED, encoded by the coding sequence ATGAAATTCCGCTTTCCCATTGTCATCATCGACGAAGATTACCGTTCCGAGAACGCATCGGGGCTGGGCATCCGTGCGCTCGCGGCGGCCATCGAGGCCGAGGGCGTCGAGGTGCTGGGTGTGACCAGCTACGGCGACCTGAGCTCGTTCGCGCAGCAGCAGAGCCGGGCCAGCGCGTTCATCCTGTCGATCGACGATGAGGAATTCGACGTCGATTCGCCGGAAGACGTGGCAAGCGCGATCAAGAACCTGCGGACCTTCATCGGCGAGCTGCGTTTCCGCAATGCCGATATTCCCATCTATCTGTACGGCGAAACCCGCACGTCGCAGCACATCCCCAACGATATCCTGCGCGAGCTGCACGGCTTCATTCACATGTTCGAGGACACGCCGGAGTTCGTGGCCCGGCACATCATCCGCGAGGCGCGCGCCTATGTGGACAGCCTGCCTCCGCCGTTCTTCCGTGAACTGGTGAAGTACGCGCAGGATGGCTCGTATTCCTGGCACTGCCCGGGCCATTCGGGCGGCGTCGCGTTTCTGAAGAGTCCCGTCGGGCAGATGTTCCACCAGTTCTTCGGCGAAAACATGCTGCGCGCCGACGTCTGCAACGCCGTGGACGAACTGGGCCAGCTGCTGGATCACACCGGCCCGGTGGCGGAATCGGAGCTGAACGCCGCGCGCATCTTCCACGCCGACCACTGCTATTTCGTCACCAACGGCACATCGACCTCGAACAAGGTCGTGTGGCATGCCAACGTGGCGGCCGGCGACGTGGTGGTGGTCGATCGCAACTGCCACAAGTCCATTCTGCACGCCATCACCATGACTGGCGCGATCCCGGTGTTCCTGCGTCCCACGCGCAATCACCTGGGCATCATCGGGCCCATTCCCATCGAGGAATTCGAGCCCGAGAACATCATGAAGAAGATCGAGGCCAACCCCTTCGCTCGCGAAGCGAAGAACAAGAAGCCGCGCATCCTGACGCTGACCCAGAGCACCTACGACGGCGTCATCTACAACGTCGAGATGATCAAGGAAAAACTGGGCAACTACATCGACACGCTGCACTTCGACGAGGCCTGGCTGCCGCACGCGGCGTTCCACGAGTTCTACCAGGACATGCATGCCATCGGCCAGGGGCGCCCGCGCAGCGAGTCGGCGATGGTGTTCGCCACGCACTCCACGCACAAGCTGCTGGCCGGCATTTCGCAGGCGTCGCAGATCATCGTGCAGGAGTCCAAGACCCGCAAGCTGGACCGCAACGTATTCAACGAGGCGTACCTGATGCACACCTCCACCTCGCCGCAGTACGCGATCATCGCGTCCTGCGACGTGGCCGCGGCCATGATGGAGCCGCCCGGCGGCACCGCCCTGGTGGAAGAGAGCATCCGCGAAGCCATGGACTTCCGCCGCGCCATGCGAAAGGTGGAATCGGAATTCGGCCGCAACGACTGGTGGTTCAAGGTGTGGGGGCCCAATCGGCTGGTGGCCGAAGGCATCGGCAATCGCGACGAATGGCTGCTGGAATCCGGCGATCATTGGCACGGCTTCGGCGACATCGCCGGCGGCTTCAACATGCTCGATCCCATCAAGGCCACCATCATCACCCCCGGGCTGGATATTTCGGGCAGCTTCGGCGAGACGGGTATCCCCGCGGCGCTGGTGTCGCGCTATCTGACCGAACACGGCGTGGTGGTGGAAAAGACCGGCCTGTATTCGTTCTTCATCCTGTTCACCATCGGCATCACCAAAGGCCGCTGGAATACGCTGCTGACCGCCCTGCAGCAATTCAAGGACGACTACGACCGCAACCAGCCGATGTGGCGCATCCTTCCGGAGTTCTGCCGGGATCATCGCCAGTACGAGCGCATCGGCCTGCGCGACCTGTGCCAGCAGATCCACGAGGCGTACAAGGAAAGCGACGTGGCGCGCCTGACCACGGAGATGTACCTGAGCGATATGGTGCCGGCGTTGAAACCGTCGGACGCCTTCGCCCGCATGGCGCACCGCGAAGTCGAGCGCGTGGCCATCGAGGACCTGGAAGGGCGCGTCACCGGCGTGCTGCTGACGCCGTACCCGCCCGGGATCCCGCTGTTGATTCCCGGCGAGCGCTTCAATCGCACCATCGTGCAGTATCTGCAGT